A genomic region of Brevibacillus sp. JNUCC-41 contains the following coding sequences:
- a CDS encoding thioredoxin family protein, whose protein sequence is MKEIKTKQEFEEAILSTKPVMAKFYAEYCPDCQHTDLFMPNLEEAFREKVEMIAVNSEHFPEVLEKLDVYGIPSFIAFKEGKELNRFVSKLGKSQEEVEQFLNQIVEASGKLG, encoded by the coding sequence ATGAAAGAGATTAAAACAAAACAAGAGTTTGAAGAGGCGATTTTATCAACAAAACCAGTTATGGCCAAATTCTATGCCGAATATTGCCCAGACTGTCAGCATACCGATTTATTTATGCCCAACTTGGAAGAAGCGTTTAGAGAAAAAGTGGAAATGATTGCGGTAAATAGTGAACATTTTCCAGAGGTATTAGAGAAGCTGGATGTGTACGGAATCCCAAGCTTTATTGCTTTTAAAGAAGGGAAGGAACTGAACCGCTTTGTAAGTAAACTTGGAAAAAGTCAGGAAGAGGTTGAACAGTTTCTTAATCAAATTGTAGAGGCAAGTGGAAAACTAGGATAG